A single Apostichopus japonicus isolate 1M-3 chromosome 11, ASM3797524v1, whole genome shotgun sequence DNA region contains:
- the LOC139975604 gene encoding kelch-like protein 36: MDDKQEAQGMMETMQLMQKRGEFCDIFLLAGVERQPAHRCVLSSRSQLLRKRFLDERTRDGTDSVEIDGLSGESLQHFIHFVYTGSLGKVELPFWVVDQVLQVAQNLEMTFDKQTVLEYFRQFIQYSQFKLVLNLASQTNIRELRDFALGFATENIAEFMVEGRQTFCNLQLEELTDILSRREMQEISPRIQAKAVVLWCINEFHQQVECLDILLHYVTVNRSIRGHLLAEIQRLIDSDAEYSDYLDLIDCLFDNDASMHDSTFKCDSVIFITGGEGENSEPSDRMLLFDPKENSIVHQTHLPSKCLDHSATVVNGKLYLAGGQRSNNSKSKDSSNQFFSFDPDTNEWSSLPSMQKSRSVFSLVALDHKIYAVAGKNSQGSLASVECYDTLNNSWSYVSHTYTGLFGHAGTSFCGMLFISGGVVAGRHFTYSLQCYKPKIDKWIHMAPMTHKRAFHSMCTVKDKLYATGGNTCDQSGRRVDCDFVERYCPDSDQWSFLISMPRPVSLAGTAAFDGKIFVVGGYSGKRGQKFSEIQRYHVKRKQWSIVCSLPATVMRLASCSSKS, from the coding sequence ATGGATGACAAACAGGAAGCACAGGGTATGATGGAGACCATGCAACTCATGCAGAAGAGGGGAGAGTTCTGTGATATATTCCTCTTGGCTGGAGTTGAGAGGCAGCCAGCCCACCGATGTGTCCTGTCCAGCAGAAGTCAACTTCTACGAAAGAGATTCTTAGATGAGCGGACGAGAGACGGTACGGACTCCGTGGAGATCGATGGACTGAGCGGTGAGAGCTTGCAACATTTCATCCATTTTGTCTACACCGGATCGCTGGGAAAAGTGGAGTTGCCGTTCTGGGTCGTGGACCAGGTTCTCCAAGTCGCCCAGAATTTAGAGATGACATTCGATAAACAGACCGTCCTGGAATACTTTAGACAATTTATACAATATTCACAGTTTAAGCTCGTGCTCAACTTGGCTTCGCAGACGAATATCAGAGAACTGAGAGATTTCGCGCTCGGCTTTGCAACCGAGAATATCGCCGAGTTTATGGTCGAGGGCCGTCAGACTTTCTGTAATTTACAACTCGAGGAACTCACGGACATTCTATCTCGGCGAGAGATGCAGGAGATATCTCCTAGGATCCAGGCGAAGGCAGTCGTCTTGTGGTGTATCAATGAATTCCATCAACAGGTTGAATGTCTGGACATACTGTTACACTATGTGACCGTGAACCGGTCGATCCGAGGTCACCTACTAGCTGAGATCCAGAGACTCATCGATTCTGATGCAGAGTATTCTGATTATCTCGATCTCATCGACTGTTTGTTTGATAACGATGCTTCCATGCACGACAGCACTTTCAAATGTGATTCTGTCATCTTCATcacgggaggggagggggaaaacaGCGAACCATCCGACCGGATGCTTCTCTTCGACCCAAAGGAGAACAGCATAGTCCATCAAACTCATCTGCCGTCAAAGTGTCTCGACCACTCGGCGACGGTCGTCAACGGCAAGCTGTACCTCGCcggtggtcaaaggtcaaataattCAAAATCAAAGGATAGCAGCAATCAGTTTTTCTCCTTCGACCCGGACACAAACGAATGGTCCAGTCTGCCCTCCATGCAGAAATCACGTTCCGTTTTCTCGTTGGTCGCCTTGGACCATAAAATTTACGCGGTAGCTGGGAAAAACAGCCAGGGTTCGCTGGCAAGCGTGGAATGCTACGACACACTGAACAACTCATGGTCCTACGTATCCCACACTTACACGGGTCTCTTCGGTCACGCGGGTACGTCCTTCTGCGGCATGCTCTTCATATCCGGTGGGGTTGTCGCGGGAAGGCACTTCACATATTCCTTACAATGTTATAAGCCGAAGATTGATAAATGGATCCACATGGCTCCCATGACTCACAAGAGAGCCTTCCACTCTATGTGCACCGTCAAAGACAAGCTTTATGCCACTGGAGGCAACACTTGTGATCAGTCTGGAAGACGCGTGGACTGCGACTTCGTAGAACGGTACTGTCCAGACAGTGATCAGTGGTCCTTCTTGATATCCATGCCGCGGCCGGTCAGTCTGGCTGGGACGGCTGCTTTCGATGGCAAGATTTTCGTCGTAGGAGGATACTCTGGAAAGAGAGGACAGAAATTCTCTGAGATTCAGAGATACCATGTGAAAAGGAAACAATGGAGTATTGTTTGTAGTTTACCGGCAACTGTTATGAGATTGGCCTCGTGTTCAAGTAAATCGTAA
- the LOC139975910 gene encoding uncharacterized protein, which produces MKLETGINEKGSEGSTVVPIQTLVPAVPYTRSQKWPVVTTLLFIALLGVMAFALYVSFSPGAQYSMTGDAGFSEVDYELLASAMQTKQNFNLRIDIDGEKCTESVHADDRQNIVTFHYTGENGREGGVAMYDFNQGLAALKDSNGTACFFMNAYDLPVIQLSDLQLKARNKEVMAIREEVTMQVNGAIPDGFLEVSAGPLFADLCQDLSSYWLVLATDHTTEDSRNRRDGLTLSISVPAGATAAVIVLDGSAAGGTFVISLPKSK; this is translated from the exons ATGAAGTTAGAGACAGGAATAAATGAGAAAGGATCGGAAGGTTCAACTGTGGTTCCTATACAAACACTGGTGCCAGCTGTACCTTAT ACTCGCTCGCAAAAATGGCCTGTCGTAACAACGTTATTATTCATCGCTCTGCTTGGCGTGATGGCGTTTGCCTTGTACGTTTCCTTTTCTCCTGGAGCTCAATACTCAATGACCGGGGACGCAGGCTTTTCCGAAGTGGATTATGAGTTATTGGCTTCAGCAATGCAAACCAAACAG AATTTTAACCTCCGCATTGATATCGATGGTGAGAAATGCACAGAATCTGTACACGCAGACGATAGACAGAACATAGTGACTTTCCACTACACTGGTGAAAACGGACGAGAGGGAGGTGTAGCTATGTATGATTTCAACCAG GGTTTGGCAGCCTTAAAGGACAGCAATGGGACAGCCTGTTTCTTCATGAATGCCTATGACTTACCCGTAATTCAACTTAGTGATCTTCAGCTCAAGGCCCGGAATAAAGAG GTTATGGCAATCAGAGAGGAAGTTACGATGCAAGTGAATGGCGCCATTCCAGACGGATTTCTTGAAGTGAGCGCGGGTCCACTTTTCGCTGATCTTTGTCAGGATCTGTCGTCTTATTGGCTGGTCTTGGCGACAGATCATACTACAGAAGACTCACGTAACAGAAGAGATGGTTTGACCCTCAGCATATCCGTCCCAGCCGGGGCAACAGCGGCCGTTATAGTCCTAGATGGTAGTGCAGCAGGAGGAACATTTGTTATTTCACt ACCAAAGTCGAAATAA